One Natronomonas gomsonensis genomic window, GAAATCGGTCCACCTTCGGGTGGCCGAGGCGGTTCCCCCGTCGGCTTTCGACATCGATGGCGTCGCCAATCTCACCGTTGGGTCCGGTGAGGACCCGCCACGGCGTGACGGCACCGACTCGGCCGAGGCGACCGCGTTCTCGTTTACATTCACCGGGCGCTACAACGCGCTCATCGAGCACCTGACCGACTTCGACGTACTCGATTTCACCATCGAGGACGCGCCGCTCGACGAGGTGTTCAGGCGGTTCTACGACGGGTCGGCTGGACCCGAACCGGACGACGGCACCGACGGCGAGGAGTCCTCCAAAGACACCGTGAACCGCGGAGCCTCGTGATGCTCGAAATCGCACGATACGAGGCCGAACGTCGGATTTCGGGGTCAGTCATCATCGCGGTCGGTCTCGCGGCGTTCGCGGCGCTTTTCATCGCCATCACCCCCGAAATCATCGGGGAGGTGGACTACGAGGCGATGCTCGAAGACCTCCCACCGGCGTTCTCCTCGGCGTTCGGACTGGAGTCCTTCGACAGCCTCGCGGGCATCCTCGCTGGGGAGTTCTACACGCTCGGGTGGATTCTGTTGATGGGGCTGTACATGGCCTACAGCGCCGGGTCGACGATTGCGGGCGACGTCGAACGCGACCGGATGGACATGCTGCTGTCGAATCCCGTCTCTCGGTCGAGCGTCGTCCTCGAAAAGTACCTCTCGCTTCTCGTCCCAATCGTCGTCGTCAACGTCGTCGTCGGGGCAGTCATCTACGTCGGCGCGCAGGTCGTCGACGACCCGATTCCGCTGTTCGACGTAATCGCGGTTCACGCCCTGTCGGTTCCGTATCTGCTGTGCTGTGCGGCCATCGGCCTGCTGGCGTCGGCCGCGATGGAGCGGGAGGGGTCGGCTCAGCGTGCGAGCATGGGCGTCATCTTCTCGCTGTACATGATAGAGGCGCTGGTGACGGAGACGGATTTCGGCTGGCTGGGCGTGGTCAGCCCATCGCGGTACTTCGACACGAACGACATCCTCGTCCACGGCACCTACGACCTCGTCGGCGCGGTCATCCTCCTCGAAGCGTCGGCGCTGCTGGTCGTCGCGAGCCTGCTGGTCTTCCAGCGGAGGGACATCTGATGAACACGACACACCCACCACGGCCGGTCGGTTCGCATCGACAGACAACTCCCCGCATCGAACCTATCGAGGTGGCTCGATGAACCGTCTGCAGGTGGTCGTCGTGGCCGTGGTGGTCCTGCTCGTCGTCCCCGGAACGGCGACGGCAGTCGTCCGGGGCGAACCGGACCTCGACGCGAGCGTCGGGGACACCACGCTCACCGCCGGAGAAGACGGTACCCTGGAGTTGACGGTCGCCAACAGCGCCGACCTCGAGGTGGCGTCGCTGTCGAACCCCGCGTTCAACGAACGCGTCACGACCGCCCGGGGGGTCGAAATCCGCATCGACGACGGAACCCTGCCCTTCTCGGTCGACTCGCCGCGGCGAGTCGTCGGGGGCATTCCCGACGGCGCGAGCGCCACGATACCGTTCTCTGTCTCCGTCGACGACAACGCGACGGCCGGCACCTACCGGGTCCCCGTCGAGGTGGAGTACACCTACACGCGACAAATCGCCGAGCTGTCGGGCGTGACACAGCAGCGAACGCGCTCGCA contains:
- a CDS encoding ABC transporter permease subunit, encoding MLEIARYEAERRISGSVIIAVGLAAFAALFIAITPEIIGEVDYEAMLEDLPPAFSSAFGLESFDSLAGILAGEFYTLGWILLMGLYMAYSAGSTIAGDVERDRMDMLLSNPVSRSSVVLEKYLSLLVPIVVVNVVVGAVIYVGAQVVDDPIPLFDVIAVHALSVPYLLCCAAIGLLASAAMEREGSAQRASMGVIFSLYMIEALVTETDFGWLGVVSPSRYFDTNDILVHGTYDLVGAVILLEASALLVVASLLVFQRRDI